The Camelina sativa cultivar DH55 chromosome 14, Cs, whole genome shotgun sequence genome includes a window with the following:
- the LOC104743592 gene encoding GDSL esterase/lipase At1g28590-like isoform X2, producing the protein MACPDSPLLMKLVSFIILAFLVTNLNSQTQCKNFRSIISFGDSIADTENLLSLSDPNDLPGSAFPPYGESFLNHPTGRFSDGRLIIDFIAEFLDLPLVPPFYGSQHASFEKGVNFAVAGATALEPSFLERRGIHSSTTNFSLGVQLRSFKESLHCLRVSLSDMIENALILMGEIGGNDYNFALFQRKAIEEVKELVPRVIATISSATTELVRMGGRTFLVPGNFPLGCSAAYLTLYQTSNKEEYDPLTGCLTWLNDFGKYHSEQLQTELNRLKNLYPNVNIIYADYYNALLCLYQEPTKFGFIKRPLPACCGLGGLYNFNFTRKCGSLGVESCNDPSKYVNWDGIHMTEAAYRWISEGLLNGPYAIPPFNWSCLNSKIKKKKSLDTLDLL; encoded by the exons ATGGCATGTCCAGATTCTCCTCTGTTGATGAAGCTCGTGAGCTTCATTATATTAGCTTTCTTAGTCACTAATTTGAACTCGCAAACGCAATGCAAAAATTTCAGATCGATCATTAGTTTTGGAGATTCGATTGCTGATACCGAAAACTTGCTCAGTCTCTCGGATCCTAACGACCTTCCTGGTTCTGCGTTTCCGCCGTACGGAGAATCCTTTCTCAACCACCCAACGGGCCGTTTCTCCGACGGCCGCCTCATCATTGATTTCATTG CTGAATTCTTGGATTTACCGCTTGTGCCTCCTTTTTATGGATCTCAACATGCAAGTTTTGAGAAAGGAGTTAATTTCGCAGTGGCTGGAGCAACGGCACTGGAACCTTCCTTTCTTGAGAGGAGAGGAATTCATTCTTCTACCACCAACTTCAGTTTAGGCGTTCAGCTTAGGAGCTTCAAGGAGAGTTTGCATTGCTTACGTGTCTCTCTTTCAG ATATGATTGAAAATGCTCTGATTCTCATGGGAGAGATTGGAGGAAATGATTATAATTTCGCACTCTTCCAACGCAAAGCCATTGAGGAAGTGAAAGAGCTTGTCCCGCGTGTGATCGCTACTATTTCTTCTGCAACAACG GAGTTGGTCCGTATGGGAGGAAGAACATTCCTAGTTCCTGGAAATTTCCCGCTCGGATGCTCAGCAGCCTATTTGACATTATATCAAACATCAAACAAGGAAGAGTATGATCCTCTAACGGGATGTTTGACATGGCTGAACGATTTTGGAAAATACCATAGCGAGCAACTTCAGACAGAACTCAACAGACTCAAGAACTTGTACCCTAATGTAAACATCATATATGCTGATTATTACAACGCTTTGTTGTGCCTTTACCAAGAACCAACCAAATTCG ggTTTATAAAAAGACCCTTGCCCGCTTGTTGCGGTTTAGGAGGGTTGTACAACTTCAACTTTACCAGAAAATGTGGGAGTCTAGGAGTTGAATCATGTAATGATCCTTCAAAGTATGTGAATTGGGATGGCATTCATATGACTGAGGCTGCATACAGATGGATATCTGAGGGCTTACTCAATGGACCTTATGCGATTCCTCCATTCAATTGGTCTTGCCTTAACTCcaagattaagaaaaagaaatcattaGATACTCTTGACTTATTATGA
- the LOC104743592 gene encoding GDSL esterase/lipase At1g28590-like isoform X1: MACPDSPLLMKLVSFIILAFLVTNLNSQTQCKNFRSIISFGDSIADTENLLSLSDPNDLPGSAFPPYGESFLNHPTGRFSDGRLIIDFIAEFLDLPLVPPFYGSQHASFEKGVNFAVAGATALEPSFLERRGIHSSTTNFSLGVQLRSFKESLHCLRVSLSDCIDMIENALILMGEIGGNDYNFALFQRKAIEEVKELVPRVIATISSATTELVRMGGRTFLVPGNFPLGCSAAYLTLYQTSNKEEYDPLTGCLTWLNDFGKYHSEQLQTELNRLKNLYPNVNIIYADYYNALLCLYQEPTKFGFIKRPLPACCGLGGLYNFNFTRKCGSLGVESCNDPSKYVNWDGIHMTEAAYRWISEGLLNGPYAIPPFNWSCLNSKIKKKKSLDTLDLL; the protein is encoded by the exons ATGGCATGTCCAGATTCTCCTCTGTTGATGAAGCTCGTGAGCTTCATTATATTAGCTTTCTTAGTCACTAATTTGAACTCGCAAACGCAATGCAAAAATTTCAGATCGATCATTAGTTTTGGAGATTCGATTGCTGATACCGAAAACTTGCTCAGTCTCTCGGATCCTAACGACCTTCCTGGTTCTGCGTTTCCGCCGTACGGAGAATCCTTTCTCAACCACCCAACGGGCCGTTTCTCCGACGGCCGCCTCATCATTGATTTCATTG CTGAATTCTTGGATTTACCGCTTGTGCCTCCTTTTTATGGATCTCAACATGCAAGTTTTGAGAAAGGAGTTAATTTCGCAGTGGCTGGAGCAACGGCACTGGAACCTTCCTTTCTTGAGAGGAGAGGAATTCATTCTTCTACCACCAACTTCAGTTTAGGCGTTCAGCTTAGGAGCTTCAAGGAGAGTTTGCATTGCTTACGTGTCTCTCTTTCAG attgtaTAGATATGATTGAAAATGCTCTGATTCTCATGGGAGAGATTGGAGGAAATGATTATAATTTCGCACTCTTCCAACGCAAAGCCATTGAGGAAGTGAAAGAGCTTGTCCCGCGTGTGATCGCTACTATTTCTTCTGCAACAACG GAGTTGGTCCGTATGGGAGGAAGAACATTCCTAGTTCCTGGAAATTTCCCGCTCGGATGCTCAGCAGCCTATTTGACATTATATCAAACATCAAACAAGGAAGAGTATGATCCTCTAACGGGATGTTTGACATGGCTGAACGATTTTGGAAAATACCATAGCGAGCAACTTCAGACAGAACTCAACAGACTCAAGAACTTGTACCCTAATGTAAACATCATATATGCTGATTATTACAACGCTTTGTTGTGCCTTTACCAAGAACCAACCAAATTCG ggTTTATAAAAAGACCCTTGCCCGCTTGTTGCGGTTTAGGAGGGTTGTACAACTTCAACTTTACCAGAAAATGTGGGAGTCTAGGAGTTGAATCATGTAATGATCCTTCAAAGTATGTGAATTGGGATGGCATTCATATGACTGAGGCTGCATACAGATGGATATCTGAGGGCTTACTCAATGGACCTTATGCGATTCCTCCATTCAATTGGTCTTGCCTTAACTCcaagattaagaaaaagaaatcattaGATACTCTTGACTTATTATGA